From the Martelella mediterranea DSM 17316 genome, one window contains:
- a CDS encoding DUF2188 domain-containing protein: MEVIYHVGRHDGGYAYRMENAWSETFPTHDAALSAARSAAARQRTGGKNAHILFETEDGEWHREYAEGGDRPETIVIDDSK, encoded by the coding sequence ATGGAAGTAATCTACCACGTTGGACGTCATGATGGCGGCTATGCATACAGGATGGAAAACGCCTGGTCAGAAACATTCCCGACCCATGACGCCGCGCTTTCCGCCGCACGCAGTGCAGCCGCCAGACAGAGAACAGGTGGCAAGAACGCACATATTCTCTTCGAAACGGAAGATGGAGAATGGCATCGCGAATATGCCGAAGGCGGAGACCGTCCCGAAACCATCGTCATCGATGACAGCAAATAG
- a CDS encoding MFS transporter — MASPEGTAASEQAVLTRPVLYAMAVASGIAVANIYYNQPMLGLIDQDFPGGHTSALIPTATQIGYALGLFFLLPLGDILRRRKLIIVQFIILAAALVVTAIAPSPLLLVVASLLLGASATVAQQIVPFAASLAPENKRGATIGTVMAGVLTGILFSRTLSGFVGDFAGWREMFWLGAPLALLGAILMVAVLPSHAPVSDVKYGAAIRSFVGYWRSHPRLRTAAIVQALLFASFSAFWTILALYLASPRFDLGSDIAGLFGVVGAVGIFAAPLAGKIADRQGPDRPIILGAILTVFAWLLFGVWGSLAALITGVILLDFGVQAALISNQHVIYALDPAARSRLNTLFMTAMFTGGAAGSALAAWAWRTGGWQFVSLLGAMLSIIAVGMKLLGHYQQRRRQETVCSEVQ, encoded by the coding sequence ATGGCTTCCCCAGAGGGTACAGCGGCGAGCGAACAGGCCGTACTGACGCGCCCGGTTTTATATGCAATGGCGGTGGCAAGTGGCATAGCCGTCGCCAACATCTACTATAACCAGCCGATGCTGGGGCTGATCGATCAGGATTTTCCCGGCGGTCATACAAGCGCGCTGATCCCCACAGCAACCCAGATCGGCTATGCCCTGGGTCTGTTCTTTCTGCTTCCGCTTGGTGATATATTGCGCAGGCGCAAGCTGATCATCGTGCAGTTTATCATATTGGCGGCAGCGCTCGTGGTGACGGCCATCGCGCCTTCGCCGCTTCTGCTGGTCGTTGCCTCGCTCTTGCTGGGTGCGAGTGCGACCGTTGCCCAGCAGATCGTACCTTTTGCAGCGTCCCTTGCGCCTGAAAACAAGCGAGGGGCGACGATCGGTACCGTGATGGCCGGCGTATTGACTGGCATTCTCTTCAGCCGGACGCTCTCCGGTTTCGTTGGTGATTTTGCCGGTTGGCGTGAGATGTTCTGGCTGGGGGCGCCGCTGGCCCTTCTGGGAGCAATTCTGATGGTTGCCGTCCTGCCATCACATGCCCCGGTATCCGATGTGAAGTATGGCGCGGCGATCCGCTCGTTTGTGGGGTATTGGCGAAGCCATCCGCGTCTGCGCACGGCCGCCATTGTTCAGGCGCTGCTGTTTGCTTCGTTTTCAGCGTTCTGGACGATCCTTGCGCTTTATCTCGCCTCTCCGCGCTTCGACCTCGGGTCCGATATCGCAGGTCTTTTTGGTGTTGTCGGCGCCGTCGGAATATTCGCCGCGCCGCTTGCAGGAAAGATAGCCGACCGGCAGGGGCCGGATCGCCCGATTATCCTAGGCGCCATTCTGACGGTTTTCGCGTGGTTGCTTTTCGGGGTCTGGGGTTCTCTTGCCGCCCTGATCACCGGCGTCATTCTTCTGGATTTTGGGGTCCAGGCCGCGCTGATCTCGAACCAGCACGTCATTTACGCTCTCGATCCCGCAGCCCGCAGCCGTCTCAACACGCTGTTCATGACCGCGATGTTTACCGGCGGCGCTGCGGGTTCCGCGCTGGCTGCCTGGGCATGGCGGACCGGAGGTTGGCAGTTCGTCAGCCTGCTGGGCGCCATGCTGTCGATCATCGCCGTTGGAATGAAGCTTCTCGGCCACTATCAACAACGGCGCCGGCAGGAAACTGTCTGCTCTGAAGTGCAATAA
- a CDS encoding ABC transporter substrate-binding protein, whose translation MMLGRRSFCGALLLSGLVSLRPAAAAGPVTMTDMIGRRVVLPAVPKRVVLLEARDIISMAMLVDDPAARVVGWAAVDRIDAPLLQAQLTGDHQIAEVGKQGPDTISLEGIVRLEPDLVISNFYMTPLGEDDLLVQRLTELGIPVVFSDLATNEEPEGAPRPGPVETLGRHMRMWGEVLNEGARAEDYLSFCNSHLDRVRACLKDAAPVTTYLEIMSTVDDCCWAAGTTVWGELLALAGGQTLPGVTEAWYQKLQLEHLLSTPFDVYIASGGGWSSGGRPAIGPGIDPEEGREGLGRLIGRTGFSELDAVRDNRVYGIWTGLIAAPPLNILFIECAAKWQHPALCAEIDPSRTLAEINERFMSIPIEGPLWTALEG comes from the coding sequence ATGATGCTTGGTCGACGTTCGTTCTGCGGCGCGCTTCTGTTGAGCGGTCTGGTTTCCCTGAGACCGGCAGCAGCAGCCGGCCCCGTCACCATGACGGACATGATCGGGCGTCGGGTGGTGTTGCCCGCCGTGCCGAAGCGCGTTGTTCTGCTGGAGGCGCGCGACATCATCAGCATGGCCATGCTCGTCGACGATCCGGCTGCGCGCGTCGTTGGCTGGGCGGCGGTGGACCGAATCGATGCTCCGTTGCTTCAGGCGCAACTGACCGGCGATCACCAGATCGCGGAAGTCGGCAAGCAGGGGCCGGACACGATCTCGCTCGAAGGCATTGTCAGGCTCGAGCCGGATCTCGTCATATCCAATTTCTACATGACCCCGCTGGGGGAGGACGACCTTCTGGTCCAGCGCCTCACGGAACTCGGCATTCCGGTCGTCTTCTCCGACCTTGCCACCAATGAAGAACCTGAGGGCGCGCCAAGGCCGGGACCGGTCGAAACGCTTGGCCGGCATATGCGGATGTGGGGCGAGGTACTGAATGAGGGCGCGCGCGCCGAGGACTATCTTTCATTCTGTAACAGCCATCTTGACCGCGTCCGTGCCTGCCTCAAGGACGCCGCGCCGGTGACAACTTATCTGGAGATCATGTCAACGGTCGACGATTGCTGCTGGGCGGCAGGCACAACCGTCTGGGGCGAACTGCTGGCGCTTGCCGGCGGGCAGACACTGCCGGGCGTGACAGAGGCCTGGTACCAGAAACTGCAGCTTGAACATCTCCTGTCGACGCCGTTCGACGTCTATATCGCCTCCGGCGGCGGCTGGTCTTCCGGCGGCCGACCGGCGATCGGCCCCGGCATCGATCCCGAGGAAGGCCGCGAGGGGCTGGGGCGGTTGATCGGCCGGACGGGGTTCAGCGAGCTCGATGCCGTTCGCGACAACCGAGTTTATGGCATCTGGACCGGGCTGATCGCCGCGCCGCCGCTCAATATCCTGTTCATCGAATGCGCCGCGAAATGGCAGCATCCCGCGCTTTGCGCGGAGATCGATCCATCGCGGACCCTGGCCGAAATAAACGAACGCTTCATGAGCATACCCATTGAAGGCCCGCTCTGGACAGCGCTGGAGGGCTGA
- a CDS encoding YoaK family protein: MSRSATASILSFNGGYVDTMGFVALSGLFTAHVTGNFVTLGATLSEGTGGALAKLLALPVFCLTVFLGHGFNYWLEGRKYPPVPVFLSLKFTLFVLAAALALSLPRESAGSGGELLLGMVLVVAMALQNGLHRTHLSDQPPTTLLTGTTTQIMLDLSDLVFGGEAKGKAVGARLFKLVRALVLFAGGCAVAALLFRLSHRLCFLVPPITVATAFLIHSFGGETDQSKNQKEKA, translated from the coding sequence ATGTCGCGGTCTGCAACAGCTTCGATCCTGAGTTTCAATGGCGGCTATGTCGATACCATGGGCTTTGTCGCGCTCAGTGGCCTTTTTACGGCACATGTGACCGGCAATTTCGTTACACTTGGCGCCACTTTATCGGAAGGCACGGGCGGTGCGCTGGCAAAACTCCTGGCTCTGCCGGTCTTCTGCCTCACGGTGTTTCTTGGTCATGGTTTCAACTATTGGCTTGAAGGGCGGAAGTATCCGCCGGTTCCGGTGTTCCTCTCGCTGAAGTTCACGCTCTTTGTGCTTGCTGCGGCATTGGCGCTATCCCTTCCACGCGAAAGTGCCGGCAGCGGTGGCGAGCTGCTCCTCGGCATGGTTCTCGTTGTCGCAATGGCATTGCAGAACGGCCTTCACCGCACCCACCTGTCAGATCAACCTCCGACCACGCTTCTGACCGGCACGACCACCCAGATCATGCTCGACCTGTCCGATCTGGTTTTCGGGGGCGAGGCCAAGGGCAAGGCAGTGGGGGCACGGCTTTTCAAGCTGGTCCGTGCGCTGGTCCTGTTTGCCGGCGGTTGCGCGGTGGCAGCGCTGCTGTTCCGGCTCTCGCACCGCCTTTGCTTCCTCGTTCCTCCGATCACCGTCGCTACAGCTTTTCTCATCCACAGTTTTGGCGGTGAAACCGACCAGAGCAAAAACCAAAAGGAGAAAGCGTGA
- a CDS encoding alpha/beta hydrolase encodes MTEDLYQAYTREGASGKPLVFTFHGTGGNENQFVPLVDELIPGAAIVSPRGDVSEYGALRFFRRTGEGVYDMDDLARRTDKMTRFIAGHKAANPGRDVYAFGYSNGANILASVLFRKPELFDRVALLHPLIPWRPDDNAGLSGRKILVTAGERDPICPPALSAALLDYFKAQDAELQSVMHSGGHEIRPDEISAITRFLNG; translated from the coding sequence ATGACCGAAGATCTCTATCAGGCCTATACAAGGGAAGGCGCAAGCGGAAAGCCACTCGTCTTCACCTTCCACGGCACGGGCGGCAACGAGAACCAGTTCGTGCCGCTGGTGGACGAGCTTATCCCCGGTGCTGCCATTGTCTCGCCGCGCGGCGATGTCTCCGAATATGGCGCGCTGCGCTTTTTCCGGCGCACCGGCGAAGGCGTCTATGACATGGATGACCTCGCCCGCCGCACCGATAAGATGACGCGCTTCATCGCCGGTCACAAGGCGGCCAATCCGGGTCGCGATGTCTATGCGTTCGGCTATTCCAACGGCGCGAACATCCTTGCGTCGGTGCTGTTCCGAAAACCGGAACTCTTCGACCGCGTCGCCCTGCTGCACCCGCTGATCCCGTGGAGACCGGATGACAATGCCGGGCTTTCCGGCCGCAAGATACTGGTAACGGCAGGCGAACGCGACCCAATCTGCCCGCCGGCCCTGTCGGCCGCGCTCCTGGACTACTTCAAAGCGCAAGACGCTGAGCTCCAATCCGTAATGCACAGCGGCGGCCATGAAATCCGCCCCGATGAAATTTCTGCCATCACCCGGTTTCTCAATGGCTGA
- a CDS encoding alpha/beta fold hydrolase yields the protein MVTSKVCFSLTRRQALIVGASASIVAALPAIAMANAPENQPEGASQMAESFITTQDGVEIFYKDWGPKDAQPIMFHHGWPLSSDDWDAQMMFFVNKGYRVVAHDRRGHGRSAQVSEGHDMAHYAADAAAVTEALDLKNAIHIGHSTGGGEALAYVARFGQPQGRVAGLVMVAAVPPIMLKGAINPEGTPLAVFDDFRKQLAANRAQFFLDVASGPFYGFNRPDAKVYPGVINNWWRQGMNGSIKAHYEGIKAFSETDQTADLKAVTVPTLVLQGDDDQIVPYKGAAVLQAELVSGSKLKIYPGFPHGMLTTHADVINPDILAFIQG from the coding sequence ATGGTGACCAGCAAAGTTTGCTTTTCCCTCACGCGCCGGCAAGCGCTCATCGTAGGTGCATCCGCGTCCATCGTTGCAGCGCTACCGGCGATTGCGATGGCCAATGCGCCCGAAAATCAACCTGAAGGAGCGAGCCAGATGGCCGAGAGCTTTATCACCACCCAAGACGGCGTTGAGATTTTCTACAAGGACTGGGGACCGAAGGATGCCCAGCCGATCATGTTCCACCATGGCTGGCCGCTTTCCAGTGATGACTGGGATGCCCAGATGATGTTCTTCGTCAACAAGGGATATCGCGTCGTCGCCCACGACCGGCGCGGGCATGGCCGCTCGGCGCAGGTGAGTGAGGGGCACGACATGGCGCATTATGCCGCCGATGCCGCAGCCGTCACCGAGGCGCTCGATCTGAAAAATGCGATCCATATCGGTCATTCCACAGGTGGCGGCGAGGCACTTGCCTATGTCGCACGTTTCGGGCAGCCGCAGGGCCGCGTGGCGGGCCTCGTCATGGTCGCAGCAGTGCCGCCGATCATGCTCAAGGGCGCCATCAATCCCGAAGGCACGCCGCTTGCCGTTTTCGATGATTTTCGCAAGCAGCTGGCCGCCAACCGCGCGCAGTTCTTCCTCGATGTGGCTTCAGGCCCATTCTACGGCTTCAATCGTCCGGATGCGAAGGTGTATCCCGGCGTGATCAACAATTGGTGGCGCCAGGGCATGAATGGCAGCATCAAGGCCCATTACGAAGGTATCAAGGCGTTTTCTGAGACCGACCAGACTGCCGATCTGAAGGCCGTAACGGTTCCGACGCTGGTGCTGCAGGGCGATGACGATCAGATCGTGCCCTACAAGGGGGCTGCTGTCCTGCAGGCCGAACTTGTTTCCGGCTCGAAGCTGAAGATCTATCCAGGCTTTCCCCACGGCATGCTGACAACCCACGCCGATGTGATCAACCCGGATATTCTGGCCTTCATCCAGGGCTGA
- a CDS encoding pirin family protein, translating to MIMIHDTAHRGHTRQGWLDSHHTFSFGGFQDPTRMGFGALRVINEDRVIPGAGFSEHAHDNMDILTIVLSGKLRHRDTIGNTSIITAGEAQLMSAGSGLRHEEMNASDEDTAHFLQIWIIPDSFDGDPTYQQKPLPAPETARDWTLIAADKPGENGLKLISDTRIYIANPNEDDRLAIPHRPDRLTFVQIVSGLAMVDGERLGPGTGLQIAGEEIPPLEWVTQGQALLFDLKRRDA from the coding sequence ATGATTATGATCCATGACACAGCCCATCGCGGCCACACGCGGCAAGGCTGGCTCGACAGTCACCACACCTTTTCCTTCGGCGGCTTCCAGGACCCGACCCGTATGGGTTTTGGCGCCCTGCGCGTCATCAATGAAGACCGGGTCATTCCGGGCGCTGGCTTTTCCGAACACGCCCATGACAACATGGATATCCTGACCATTGTCCTGTCCGGCAAGCTGCGCCACCGCGACACGATCGGCAACACGTCGATCATAACCGCGGGCGAAGCTCAACTGATGTCGGCAGGAAGCGGTCTTCGTCACGAGGAAATGAACGCCTCGGACGAGGACACGGCGCATTTTCTGCAGATCTGGATCATCCCCGACAGTTTCGACGGCGATCCGACCTATCAGCAAAAGCCCCTGCCCGCGCCCGAAACCGCCCGCGACTGGACGCTGATTGCCGCAGACAAGCCCGGTGAGAATGGCCTGAAGCTGATTTCGGATACCCGTATCTACATCGCCAATCCGAACGAAGACGACCGGCTCGCCATTCCACACCGCCCCGACCGCCTGACCTTTGTTCAGATCGTCAGCGGACTTGCCATGGTCGACGGCGAGCGGCTCGGCCCCGGAACCGGCCTGCAGATCGCCGGCGAAGAGATTCCGCCGCTGGAATGGGTCACGCAGGGCCAGGCGCTGCTGTTTGACCTGAAGCGCCGAGATGCCTGA
- a CDS encoding VOC family protein, producing the protein MLQQIKGLHHITSMAGDAQKNSDFFTKTLGLRRVKKTVNFDAPDVYHLYYGDEVGTPGSVMTYFPFPHIARGKPGTGEVGETLFAVPKGSLPFWRERLSALNVGEISESEVFGEKRLHFVGPDHDAFALVEVDNDDRAGWLRGDVAEAEAIRGFHGASLRLRDSGATSELLGFMGYEKVDSKDDWTRYAIANGNGADVIDIETLPSANSARQGAGSVHHIAFAVEDRAAQLEVRKALMDTGYNVTPVIDRNYFWAIYFRTPGGVLFEVATNEPGFDADEDTAHLGEALKLPQQYESYRAKIEEILTPIED; encoded by the coding sequence ATGTTACAGCAAATCAAGGGCCTGCATCACATCACCTCAATGGCGGGCGACGCCCAGAAGAACAGTGACTTCTTCACCAAGACGCTCGGCCTTCGCCGGGTCAAGAAGACGGTTAACTTCGACGCACCCGATGTCTATCACCTCTATTACGGTGATGAAGTCGGCACTCCCGGCTCGGTGATGACCTATTTCCCGTTCCCGCACATTGCCAGGGGCAAGCCCGGCACGGGCGAAGTTGGCGAAACGCTTTTCGCGGTTCCGAAAGGCTCTCTCCCCTTCTGGAGAGAACGGCTTTCGGCGCTGAATGTCGGAGAAATCTCCGAAAGCGAAGTCTTCGGTGAAAAACGGCTTCATTTTGTCGGTCCCGATCACGATGCCTTCGCGCTGGTGGAAGTCGATAATGATGACCGTGCCGGCTGGCTGAGGGGCGATGTCGCCGAAGCCGAAGCGATCCGCGGTTTCCATGGCGCAAGTCTGCGACTCAGGGACAGCGGCGCGACATCCGAACTGCTCGGATTCATGGGTTACGAGAAGGTCGACAGCAAGGATGACTGGACCCGCTATGCCATCGCGAACGGCAACGGCGCCGATGTCATCGACATTGAAACGCTGCCTTCCGCCAATTCGGCCCGTCAGGGCGCAGGCTCGGTGCATCACATTGCGTTTGCGGTTGAAGACCGTGCCGCACAGCTCGAAGTCCGCAAGGCGCTGATGGATACCGGCTACAATGTCACGCCGGTCATCGACCGCAACTACTTCTGGGCGATTTACTTCCGCACGCCGGGCGGTGTGCTGTTCGAAGTCGCCACAAATGAGCCCGGCTTCGATGCCGATGAGGACACCGCCCATCTCGGCGAAGCGCTCAAGCTGCCTCAGCAGTATGAGAGCTACCGCGCCAAAATCGAGGAAATCCTCACGCCGATCGAAGACTGA
- a CDS encoding Dps family protein yields MNSTIKERRSASLHTPSGLGAEAGRDITAGANALLADVFALFMKTKNFHWHMSGASFRDWHLMLDDQSDELMAITDPLAERVRKLGGSTLRSIRDISAKQRIADNDAEFVHPHEMLAELRSDNADLAARMRALHAVCDEHNDVATASLLENWIDETEKRIWFLFEILRSTNA; encoded by the coding sequence ATGAATAGCACCATCAAAGAACGCAGAAGCGCGTCTCTCCACACGCCTTCAGGGCTTGGCGCCGAGGCAGGCAGAGATATCACCGCAGGCGCAAATGCGCTTCTTGCCGATGTTTTTGCCCTGTTCATGAAAACCAAGAATTTTCATTGGCACATGAGCGGCGCCAGTTTTCGTGACTGGCACCTGATGCTCGACGATCAGTCCGATGAGCTGATGGCGATCACCGATCCGCTGGCCGAAAGGGTCCGCAAGCTCGGCGGTTCGACTTTGAGATCGATCCGGGACATTTCTGCAAAGCAGCGCATTGCCGATAATGATGCGGAATTCGTGCATCCGCATGAAATGCTCGCCGAGCTCAGGTCCGATAATGCCGACCTTGCAGCCCGCATGCGCGCGCTTCACGCCGTCTGCGATGAGCATAACGATGTGGCGACGGCCAGCCTTCTGGAAAACTGGATCGACGAGACCGAAAAGCGAATTTGGTTTCTGTTCGAGATCCTTCGCTCCACCAACGCCTGA
- a CDS encoding FAD-dependent oxidoreductase has protein sequence MLMTNEELSDPWKREGQTFPELSEDMMNRLSGYGREEQFDSETQLFKRGDRSIDFFVVLAGEIRITYTHAGAGQGLLYTYRRGQFTGEQNLFNTRKILLTATAVPGTVVLRVRNENFRSLLIGEPEIGEIIIRAFILRRMGFIRHQRGGVVLLGHPNNGQLLELQRFLTRNTYPVEVIDSVSSPEAEALMTSFGLTEASLPAVIEPDRSVLIRPNTMALADRLGIAEAPDTGAIYDVAVVGAGPSGLAAAVYAASEGLNTIVLEKLAPGGQAGTSSKIENYLGFPTGISGMALAGRAHIQAQKFGALLSVSRNVVSVDCSDFPLRLTLEDGRVVSARSIVVASGARYRRLDVPDYDRFEGQGIHYAATAMEAQICREQDVVVVGGGNSAGQAAIFLAGTARHVHMLLRSGISRNMSDYLVQRILSAPKISVYENCQVEALHGLDALQEVIWRDAASHRPIHLSTGNMFVMIGAAPNTDWLQGCIDLDQRGFVTTGMTSEPQGPLSPFATSHPGIFAVGDVRSGSVKRVASAVGEGSVVVSAIHQFLASQHH, from the coding sequence ATGCTGATGACGAATGAGGAACTGAGCGATCCGTGGAAGCGCGAGGGACAGACATTCCCGGAACTTTCCGAAGACATGATGAACCGTCTGTCGGGATATGGACGCGAGGAACAGTTCGACAGCGAGACGCAGCTTTTCAAACGCGGCGACCGCTCGATCGATTTCTTCGTGGTTCTCGCCGGTGAGATCAGGATCACGTATACACATGCCGGTGCGGGGCAGGGACTGCTCTACACATACCGCCGCGGGCAGTTCACAGGCGAGCAAAACCTTTTCAACACGCGCAAAATCCTTCTGACCGCCACCGCAGTCCCGGGCACCGTCGTTCTGCGGGTCAGAAACGAGAACTTTCGTTCATTGCTGATTGGCGAGCCGGAGATCGGCGAGATCATAATACGCGCCTTCATCCTGCGACGCATGGGCTTTATTCGTCACCAGCGTGGCGGCGTCGTCCTTCTCGGACATCCGAATAATGGACAACTGCTCGAGTTGCAGCGCTTCCTCACGCGCAACACCTATCCGGTCGAGGTAATCGACAGCGTCTCCAGCCCTGAAGCAGAAGCGCTGATGACATCATTTGGGCTGACGGAAGCGTCGCTTCCTGCTGTCATAGAACCAGACAGGAGTGTTCTGATCCGCCCGAACACGATGGCACTTGCCGACCGGCTTGGTATCGCAGAAGCACCCGACACCGGCGCGATTTATGATGTTGCCGTTGTTGGCGCCGGACCATCGGGTTTGGCGGCGGCGGTCTATGCTGCGTCCGAAGGTCTGAATACGATCGTGCTGGAAAAGCTCGCGCCGGGCGGGCAGGCGGGAACGTCATCGAAGATCGAAAATTATCTCGGGTTCCCGACCGGTATTTCGGGTATGGCGCTTGCTGGCCGTGCCCATATCCAGGCGCAGAAATTCGGTGCGCTTTTGTCCGTGTCGCGCAATGTTGTGAGCGTCGACTGCAGTGACTTTCCGCTTCGACTGACGCTGGAAGATGGTCGGGTGGTTAGCGCGCGTTCAATCGTTGTTGCATCCGGCGCCCGCTACCGGCGTCTCGACGTTCCGGACTATGACCGGTTCGAAGGGCAGGGCATTCACTATGCGGCAACCGCCATGGAGGCGCAAATCTGCCGGGAGCAGGATGTGGTCGTTGTCGGCGGCGGCAATTCAGCCGGCCAGGCGGCGATATTTCTCGCCGGAACAGCACGCCATGTTCACATGCTCCTGCGCAGCGGTATTTCGCGCAACATGTCCGACTATCTGGTCCAGCGGATCTTGAGCGCGCCGAAAATCTCGGTCTACGAAAACTGCCAGGTCGAAGCGCTGCATGGGCTAGATGCTCTGCAAGAGGTGATCTGGCGCGACGCGGCCAGCCATAGGCCCATCCATCTTTCGACGGGGAACATGTTCGTGATGATCGGAGCTGCTCCGAATACGGATTGGCTGCAAGGATGTATAGACCTTGATCAGCGCGGCTTTGTGACGACGGGGATGACTTCGGAGCCTCAGGGGCCACTCTCGCCGTTTGCAACATCGCATCCCGGTATTTTCGCAGTTGGTGACGTCAGGAGCGGATCAGTAAAGCGTGTCGCATCGGCCGTTGGCGAAGGGTCGGTCGTTGTCAGCGCCATCCACCAGTTCCTGGCCTCGCAACACCACTGA
- a CDS encoding siderophore-interacting protein: MRDKISLGMRFRAEAEVDFPRIDDFFEPIVQSIATHDMKVIRQKESSRVVTDIGLATLEAGPGKLFLRVEADDTASLNRLKYALYGPISFIAASEKPVIKWSGHDTGLTPFDELRVVRVSRASLITPHMRRIVFSGEDLGRFDRMDQLHCRLIFQPKGTLRPEWPGLDANGHIVWPEGRKLDTRVYTIRAIDTVKGEVTIDFALHPKAGPATRWAMEAGPGDIIGMVGPAANGLEQAEFYVFAGDETALPGIARMMEALVRSATGHAFIEVDSPDDVPDLHCPPGITVIWLFRNGKPGGTTSLLEEAVRNVSWPADLSSVFFWGGCEHKAFRKIHRLLRHERGLPRERMVFYSHWHRSLSEEQIIAEGAAAYLPE, from the coding sequence ATGCGAGATAAAATCTCTCTGGGTATGCGGTTTCGGGCAGAAGCGGAGGTCGATTTCCCAAGGATCGATGATTTCTTCGAGCCGATCGTTCAATCCATCGCCACTCACGACATGAAAGTCATCCGGCAGAAGGAGAGCAGTCGGGTCGTCACGGATATCGGCCTGGCCACGCTTGAAGCCGGGCCCGGAAAACTGTTTCTGCGGGTTGAGGCCGATGACACGGCATCACTCAACCGCCTGAAATACGCGCTCTATGGCCCGATCTCCTTCATTGCCGCCAGCGAGAAACCGGTCATCAAATGGTCTGGCCACGACACCGGCCTGACGCCCTTCGATGAACTGCGCGTTGTAAGGGTCAGCCGGGCGTCATTGATCACCCCGCATATGCGGCGGATCGTGTTTTCCGGTGAGGACCTTGGCCGTTTTGACCGTATGGACCAGCTTCACTGTCGGCTCATCTTCCAACCCAAGGGAACGCTGCGGCCGGAATGGCCGGGCCTTGATGCCAATGGCCATATCGTCTGGCCCGAAGGCCGCAAGCTCGACACGCGCGTCTACACGATTCGCGCAATCGATACCGTAAAAGGCGAAGTGACGATCGATTTCGCGCTTCATCCCAAGGCCGGGCCCGCGACGCGCTGGGCCATGGAGGCCGGGCCCGGCGATATTATCGGCATGGTCGGGCCTGCCGCCAATGGCCTTGAACAGGCGGAATTCTACGTCTTCGCCGGCGATGAAACGGCGCTTCCCGGCATTGCCCGCATGATGGAAGCGCTCGTCAGGTCTGCGACAGGTCATGCTTTCATCGAAGTCGACAGCCCCGATGACGTCCCGGACCTTCACTGTCCGCCCGGCATCACCGTAATCTGGCTCTTTCGCAACGGAAAACCGGGGGGGACGACCTCGCTTCTGGAGGAAGCGGTCCGTAACGTCTCATGGCCCGCCGATTTGTCATCCGTCTTCTTCTGGGGCGGATGCGAACACAAGGCGTTTCGCAAGATCCACCGCCTGCTGCGCCATGAGCGTGGCCTGCCGCGCGAGCGGATGGTTTTCTATTCGCACTGGCACCGCTCGCTCAGTGAAGAACAGATCATCGCGGAAGGCGCGGCGGCCTATTTGCCGGAGTGA
- a CDS encoding helix-turn-helix domain-containing protein, producing MPDATASLKMPNRSAQTGAEGSSSDVSNIVMHALLLIGHDRSKALDCLDRAREMMATSEEQTASAPPAALPPVAKGGLAPWQISKIKRYINENIDESITLLVLAGQLRLSVSYFSAAFKVSFGVSPHAYIVAQRVERAKQRIALTDASLSEIALDCGLADQAHLSRIFRRHTGYTPSGWRRACASGMEGRLS from the coding sequence ATGCCCGATGCAACCGCTTCGTTGAAAATGCCGAACCGATCCGCGCAGACCGGTGCCGAGGGGTCTTCTTCAGACGTTTCGAATATTGTGATGCATGCTTTGCTGCTGATAGGGCATGACCGCTCAAAGGCGCTCGACTGCTTGGACCGCGCCCGAGAAATGATGGCCACCAGCGAGGAACAGACGGCATCGGCTCCACCGGCTGCATTGCCGCCAGTCGCCAAAGGCGGCCTCGCTCCGTGGCAAATCTCGAAGATCAAACGCTACATCAATGAGAATATCGATGAGTCTATCACGCTGCTTGTCCTTGCCGGTCAATTACGGCTAAGCGTCAGCTACTTCTCCGCGGCCTTCAAGGTCAGCTTTGGCGTCTCGCCACATGCCTATATCGTCGCTCAGCGCGTGGAGCGCGCGAAGCAAAGGATCGCGCTTACAGATGCATCTCTTTCGGAAATCGCGCTGGATTGCGGTTTGGCGGATCAGGCGCATTTGTCCCGCATCTTTCGCCGCCACACGGGCTACACGCCTTCAGGCTGGCGGCGTGCGTGTGCCAGCGGCATGGAGGGCCGGCTGTCCTGA